A single window of Selenomonas sputigena DNA harbors:
- the codY gene encoding GTP-sensing pleiotropic transcriptional regulator CodY gives MATLLEKTRKINRLLQRAESVEYDSISRVLSAVIDANVYIVNKAGKIFGHAFIDDFECDLMLANVVQQGSFPKRYVSWLLKMDETSPNLKSKTGICAFTEDTDCRFEGKNTTIVPIYGVGDRIGTLIIAKYDTDFTEADLILAEYGATVVGMEMLRDRTQQIEIEARKKATVQIALATLSFSEVKAAKSIFGELEGSEGLLVASKIADRAKITRSVIVNALRKFESAGLIQSKSLGMKGTHIKVLNPYLLEELQRVEN, from the coding sequence ATGGCGACATTACTGGAGAAAACGAGGAAAATCAACCGTCTGCTGCAGCGCGCGGAAAGCGTCGAGTACGACAGCATATCGCGCGTCTTGAGTGCGGTGATCGATGCGAATGTCTATATTGTGAACAAGGCGGGCAAGATCTTCGGACATGCCTTCATCGATGATTTCGAGTGCGACCTGATGCTTGCAAACGTCGTGCAGCAAGGAAGCTTTCCCAAGAGGTATGTGAGCTGGCTGCTGAAGATGGACGAGACTTCGCCGAACTTGAAGTCGAAGACGGGAATCTGTGCCTTCACGGAGGATACGGACTGTCGATTTGAGGGAAAGAATACCACGATAGTGCCGATCTATGGTGTAGGTGACCGCATCGGCACATTGATCATCGCGAAGTATGATACGGACTTTACGGAAGCCGATCTGATCCTTGCCGAGTACGGTGCGACGGTCGTCGGCATGGAGATGCTGCGCGACCGCACGCAGCAGATCGAGATCGAGGCACGCAAGAAGGCGACGGTGCAGATCGCCTTGGCGACACTCTCCTTCTCGGAGGTCAAGGCGGCGAAGAGCATCTTTGGCGAACTGGAAGGATCCGAGGGACTGCTCGTCGCCTCGAAAATTGCGGATCGCGCGAAGATCACGCGCTCCGTCATCGTCAATGCGCTGAGAAAATTCGAGTCGGCGGGGCTCATTCAATCGAAGTCGCTCGGCATGAAGGGAACGCACATCAAGGTGCTCAATCCTTATTTGCTCGAAGAACTTCAACGGGTGGAAAACTGA
- a CDS encoding NAD-dependent protein deacylase, producing the protein MAEEGAKAMKDEKIAVFHDLLKESDNIVFFGGAGVSTESGIPDFRSATGIYSKMLAQHVSPEELVSHTFFERCPEEFFDFYRKRLVYMEAKPNDCHKALAALERMGKLKAVVTQNIDGLHQEAGSSRVLELHGSIRRSYCMDCRAFYDERFLQASEGVPHCTKCGGIVKPDVVLYEESLDADVLDAAVRAIAAADLLIVGGTSLVVYPAAGLLRCFKGRHLVLVNKTATKADERADLVIHDSLGEVFREVMVGLT; encoded by the coding sequence ATGGCAGAAGAGGGGGCGAAAGCAATGAAGGATGAAAAGATCGCCGTGTTTCATGATTTATTGAAGGAAAGTGACAATATCGTATTCTTTGGCGGCGCCGGCGTCTCGACGGAATCGGGCATTCCCGATTTTCGCAGCGCCACGGGAATCTACAGCAAGATGCTCGCACAGCACGTTTCTCCCGAAGAGCTTGTCTCGCATACGTTTTTCGAGCGCTGCCCTGAGGAGTTTTTCGATTTTTACCGCAAGCGCCTCGTTTATATGGAAGCGAAACCGAACGATTGCCACAAGGCGCTCGCCGCGCTTGAGCGCATGGGAAAGCTCAAGGCCGTCGTCACGCAGAACATCGACGGACTGCACCAGGAAGCCGGCTCTTCGCGCGTGCTGGAACTGCATGGATCGATCCGGCGCAGTTACTGCATGGACTGCCGTGCGTTTTACGATGAAAGATTTCTGCAGGCGAGCGAGGGTGTACCGCATTGCACGAAGTGCGGTGGTATCGTGAAGCCGGATGTCGTGCTCTATGAGGAAAGCCTCGACGCCGATGTGCTCGATGCTGCCGTACGCGCGATTGCTGCGGCGGATCTCCTCATTGTCGGCGGTACATCGCTCGTCGTCTATCCGGCGGCGGGACTTCTGCGCTGTTTCAAAGGCAGGCATCTCGTGCTCGTCAACAAGACGGCGACGAAGGCGGACGAAAGGGCGGATCTCGTGATTCACGATTCCTTGGGTGAGGTGTTTCGCGAGGTGATGGTCGGCCTGACATGA